From one Bacillus sp. FJAT-42376 genomic stretch:
- the glgB gene encoding 1,4-alpha-glucan branching enzyme: MIASPTEFEVHLFHEGNLFKSFDQFGAHLKTIDGVKGVQFTVWAPHARQVRIAGDFNEWKGTGHALEKISSQGIWSGFFSDIKLGDVYKYELITKNGSRLLKADPFAFYAEVKPNTASVVADLNGYKWNDQKWLKKKKAKNIYQKPFFIYELNLASWKKKEDGSLYTYKELAEELIPYVLEHGFTHIELMPVIEHPYDRSWGYQGTGYFAATSRYGTPQEFMAFIDLFHQNDLGVIMDWVPGHFCKDAHGLYMFDGEPVYEYENYKDRENEVWGTANFDLGKPEVHSFLISNALFWLEKYHIDGFRVDAVANMLYWPNTDSAFENPYAVSFLKKLNETVFAYDPQVLMIAEDSTDWPLVTAPVSDGGLGFNYKWNMGWMNDVLEYMETDQHERRHIHHKMTFSFMYAFNENFILPFSHDEVVYGKKSLLNKMPGDYWQKFAQLRLLMGYMLAHPGKKLLFMGAEFGQFDEWKDLEQLDWFLEEFELHSKTRVYFKELLNVYKKQRPLFELDHSPEGFEWIDADNAEQSIYSFMRKGLKDGELLIAVCNFRSDVYHDYKIGVPADTRYVEILNSDDVKFGGSGQINHKELKAENEELHGQPYSISMTVPPFGFSLLRAIKKRKENNNEKEMRSNASGRGKRQPS; the protein is encoded by the coding sequence ATGATTGCTAGTCCTACAGAATTCGAAGTTCATTTGTTTCATGAAGGAAATTTGTTCAAGAGCTTTGATCAATTTGGCGCTCATTTAAAAACCATTGATGGAGTAAAAGGAGTTCAATTCACCGTTTGGGCACCGCATGCGAGACAAGTAAGAATTGCGGGGGATTTTAATGAGTGGAAAGGTACAGGACATGCCCTTGAAAAAATAAGCAGCCAGGGAATCTGGTCTGGGTTTTTTTCGGATATTAAGCTTGGAGATGTTTATAAATATGAGCTAATCACCAAAAATGGTTCCAGGCTTCTTAAAGCGGACCCGTTTGCCTTTTATGCGGAGGTGAAACCAAATACCGCTTCGGTTGTGGCGGATTTGAACGGATACAAATGGAACGATCAGAAGTGGCTGAAAAAGAAAAAGGCCAAAAATATATATCAAAAACCATTTTTCATTTACGAGCTGAACCTGGCATCCTGGAAAAAGAAAGAGGATGGAAGTTTATATACGTATAAAGAGCTTGCTGAAGAACTTATACCCTATGTTTTGGAACATGGTTTTACCCATATTGAACTGATGCCCGTCATAGAACATCCTTACGACAGATCTTGGGGCTATCAGGGAACCGGCTACTTTGCTGCAACGAGCAGATATGGAACACCGCAAGAGTTTATGGCATTTATTGATCTCTTTCACCAAAATGATCTCGGGGTAATTATGGATTGGGTTCCAGGTCATTTTTGCAAGGATGCGCATGGGCTTTATATGTTTGACGGTGAGCCGGTTTACGAATATGAAAATTATAAAGACCGGGAGAATGAGGTTTGGGGTACAGCCAATTTCGACTTGGGCAAACCGGAAGTACATAGTTTCTTGATCTCTAATGCCCTTTTTTGGCTGGAGAAATATCATATTGATGGTTTCAGGGTTGATGCAGTAGCGAATATGCTTTATTGGCCCAATACGGATTCCGCTTTTGAAAATCCATATGCAGTAAGCTTTTTGAAAAAACTAAACGAAACGGTTTTTGCCTACGATCCGCAGGTGCTCATGATTGCTGAAGATTCAACAGACTGGCCGCTTGTAACAGCACCAGTATCTGATGGAGGACTGGGCTTTAACTATAAATGGAATATGGGATGGATGAACGATGTCCTGGAATACATGGAAACGGATCAGCACGAACGCAGGCACATTCATCACAAAATGACGTTTTCATTCATGTACGCTTTTAATGAGAATTTTATTCTGCCTTTCTCTCATGATGAAGTCGTCTACGGCAAAAAGTCATTGCTGAATAAGATGCCGGGCGACTATTGGCAAAAGTTTGCACAGCTGAGACTTTTAATGGGATATATGCTTGCACATCCCGGCAAAAAATTGCTGTTTATGGGAGCGGAATTTGGACAGTTTGATGAGTGGAAGGACCTTGAACAGCTTGACTGGTTTTTGGAAGAGTTTGAGCTTCACAGTAAAACCAGAGTCTATTTTAAAGAGCTGCTTAATGTGTATAAAAAGCAGCGTCCTCTATTTGAACTGGATCATTCGCCAGAAGGATTCGAGTGGATTGATGCAGATAATGCGGAGCAGAGCATCTATTCTTTTATGAGAAAAGGATTAAAGGATGGAGAACTGCTAATTGCCGTATGCAACTTCCGAAGCGACGTGTACCATGATTATAAAATCGGGGTACCTGCTGATACACGGTATGTTGAAATATTGAACAGTGATGACGTAAAGTTCGGTGGTTCCGGACAAATCAATCATAAAGAGCTGAAAGCGGAAAATGAGGAACTACATGGCCAGCCGTACAGCATTAGTATGACGGTTCCGCCATTTGGTTTTAGCTTGCTGAGAGCAATTAAAAAGAGGAAGGAGAACAACAATGAAAAAGAAATGCGTAGCAATGCTTCTGGCAGGGGGAAAAGGCAGCCGTCTTAG
- a CDS encoding GNAT family N-acetyltransferase: protein MKYRDAYMDFYKEWKESGEKIVPWIAARDPVNFSAYLQYMESEKIEGNISPHFVPHSTYWLIDEAGKVVGSVNVRHRLNDSLLQRGGHIGYGIRPSEREKGYAAAILTYALEKTRELGITEVLVTCDQKNIASEKTIIKNGGQFDSLFTDEDGSIVKRFWIKNE from the coding sequence ATGAAATATAGAGATGCATATATGGATTTTTACAAGGAGTGGAAAGAATCCGGAGAAAAAATTGTCCCTTGGATAGCGGCGAGAGACCCAGTCAATTTTTCAGCATATCTTCAATATATGGAATCGGAAAAAATCGAAGGAAACATTTCGCCTCATTTTGTACCTCACTCCACGTACTGGCTTATTGATGAAGCAGGGAAAGTTGTAGGTTCAGTGAATGTAAGGCATAGATTAAACGATTCTTTATTACAGCGCGGCGGGCATATCGGCTATGGAATCAGGCCCTCAGAAAGAGAAAAAGGATATGCTGCTGCTATTTTAACTTACGCTCTGGAAAAGACGAGGGAATTGGGGATTACGGAAGTACTAGTGACATGTGACCAAAAAAATATCGCCTCTGAGAAAACCATTATTAAAAACGGCGGACAGTTCGATTCATTATTTACAGACGAAGATGGCAGCATTGTAAAACGGTTTTGGATTAAAAATGAATAG